In the Aristaeella hokkaidonensis genome, CCGGTGATCTTGAGGCAGCAAAATACGCGTTCCGGACGGAGCTGGAATGGTGGGAAACACAGCATAAACCGGTCATTCTCTCCGAGTACGGAGCGGATACAATCGCCGGCCTGCACGGCGCGGTGGCGGAGATGTTCACGGAAGAGTACCAGGTGGCGTTCTATGAGGCAATGAGCGAGTGCCTGGATGAACGGGATTTCGTGATCGGCGAGATGCCCTGGAACTTCGCGGACTTTGCCACCTGCCAGGGCCCCATGCGCGTGGGCGGAAACCGGAAGGGGCTGTTTACCCGGGACCGCAGGCCCAAGATGGCGGCTCACTGGTTCAGGGAAAGATGGAAAAATCTCTGACAGGCCGACGGGATCAGAATCAAACAGAATGATTATTCCACAGGAATAGTATGGAGGAAAAGAAAATGGATATTCGGTACAGCTGCAACCAGAAAGACTTTAAGCGTTATACCACAGAGGAAGTCCGGAAGGAGTTCCTGATCGAGAAGCTGTTTGAAGCGGATCAGGTTACGGCGGTTTACAGCCACGTGGACCGGATGGTGACGCTGGGCGTGATGCCGGTGAATGAGAAGGTTTCCATCGACAAGGGCATTGATATCTGGCACAACTTCGGCACGGAATACTTCCTGGAACGCCGGGAGTGCGGCATGTTCAACGTGGGCGGCGCCGGACGGGTGATCGCGGACGGAAAACTGTACGTGCTGGGTTACAAGGACTGCCTGTACCTGACCCGGGGAGCGAAGGAAGTGTACTTTGAGAGCGCGGATCCGGCGCAGCCCGCCAAGTTCTATATCGTTTCCGCTCCGGCTCACTGCAGTTATGAAAACAAGCTGATCAAGATCGCTGACGCCGCAAAGAAACCCTGCGGCGACGCGGCGACCAGCAACAAACGGGTGATTAATCAGTTCATCCATCCCTCCGTGCTGAAAACCTGCCAGCTGAGCATGGGCATGACCGTGCTGGAAACCGGCAGCGTCTGGAACACAATGCCGGCCCATACCCATGAACGCCGGATGGAAGTGTATTTCTACTTTGAAGTGCCGAAGGACAACGTGGTCTTCCACATGATGGGCGAAGGACAGGAAACCCGGCATATCGTGATGCAGAATGAACAGGCGGTCATTTCT is a window encoding:
- the kduI gene encoding 5-dehydro-4-deoxy-D-glucuronate isomerase, whose translation is MDIRYSCNQKDFKRYTTEEVRKEFLIEKLFEADQVTAVYSHVDRMVTLGVMPVNEKVSIDKGIDIWHNFGTEYFLERRECGMFNVGGAGRVIADGKLYVLGYKDCLYLTRGAKEVYFESADPAQPAKFYIVSAPAHCSYENKLIKIADAAKKPCGDAATSNKRVINQFIHPSVLKTCQLSMGMTVLETGSVWNTMPAHTHERRMEVYFYFEVPKDNVVFHMMGEGQETRHIVMQNEQAVISPSWSIHAGAGTSNYTFIWAMGGENQAFDDMDNIPTTELK